One window of the Acidobacteriota bacterium genome contains the following:
- the xylA gene encoding xylose isomerase translates to MNADYRPTPEDKFSFGLWTVGNPGRDPFGGPTRSSIPPARLVQLLGEEGAYGVNFHDNDLIPIDATPRERARILRDFKQAMSDYNVCVPMATTNLFSEPVFKDGAFTSHDADVRAYALQKTMRAIDLGAELGARVYVFWGGREGAEVDAAKDASEAIKRMRECLNFLIGYVKDNGYDLKFALEAKPNEPRGDIYFATTGAMLAFTYTLDDPDMVGVNPELAHEHMAGLNFYHAVAQAWEAGKLFHIDLNDQKPNRFDQDLRFGSEGLKAAFFLVKFLEEVGYSGPRHFDAHAYRTEDEEGVRDFAAGCMRTYLILKEKARRFAEDPEIQEILAELRGRGSLVPAAELRTYTPEAARNILEAPLDRHRLAQRKLRHERLDQLTVDLLLGVR, encoded by the coding sequence ATGAACGCCGATTATCGACCGACCCCGGAGGACAAGTTCAGCTTCGGACTTTGGACGGTGGGCAATCCGGGCCGCGACCCCTTCGGCGGACCGACCCGGTCCTCCATCCCTCCGGCGCGCCTGGTGCAGTTGCTCGGAGAAGAGGGGGCTTACGGGGTCAACTTCCACGACAACGACCTGATCCCCATCGACGCCACGCCACGGGAGAGAGCCCGGATCCTGCGCGACTTCAAGCAGGCCATGTCCGATTACAACGTCTGCGTTCCCATGGCCACCACCAACCTTTTCAGCGAGCCGGTCTTCAAGGACGGAGCCTTCACGTCGCACGACGCCGACGTGCGCGCCTATGCGTTGCAGAAGACCATGCGGGCCATCGACCTGGGGGCGGAGCTGGGCGCCCGGGTCTACGTCTTCTGGGGAGGACGCGAGGGGGCCGAGGTGGACGCGGCCAAGGACGCCTCGGAGGCCATCAAACGCATGCGCGAGTGCCTCAACTTCCTCATCGGCTACGTCAAGGACAATGGCTACGACCTGAAATTCGCCCTGGAGGCCAAGCCCAACGAACCGCGGGGCGACATCTACTTCGCCACCACGGGAGCCATGCTGGCGTTTACCTACACCCTGGACGATCCGGACATGGTGGGCGTCAATCCGGAGTTGGCCCACGAGCACATGGCCGGATTGAACTTCTACCACGCGGTGGCCCAGGCCTGGGAGGCCGGAAAGTTGTTCCACATCGACCTCAACGATCAGAAGCCGAACCGCTTCGACCAGGATCTCCGGTTCGGGTCGGAAGGACTGAAGGCGGCCTTCTTCCTGGTCAAGTTCCTGGAGGAGGTGGGGTATTCCGGCCCGCGCCACTTCGACGCCCACGCCTACCGGACGGAGGACGAGGAAGGCGTCCGGGACTTCGCCGCCGGATGCATGCGCACCTACCTGATCCTCAAGGAGAAGGCGCGCCGCTTCGCCGAAGACCCGGAGATTCAGGAGATCCTGGCGGAACTGCGGGGAAGGGGCTCGCTGGTCCCGGCCGCCGAATTACGGACCTACACGCCGGAGGCTGCCCGGAACATCCTGGAGGCTCCGCTGGACCGCCACCGCCTGGCGCAGCGCAAACTGCGGCACGAACGCCTGGACCAGTTGACGGTGGACCTGCTGCTGGGAGTCCGTTGA
- the xylB gene encoding xylulokinase produces the protein MIHGMYLGVDCGTQSLKVIVWDPGSESLISSSQGYGLISGLPPGHKEQHPQTWIEALDACMERLAGQGADLSRVRAIGVSGQQHGLVLLDRSDRVLRPAKLWNDTSTGAQCRRILDAAGGLDAYREEIGNSLPPGFTASKILWVKENEPDTYRRAVTFLLPHDYLNLHLTGEKTAEAGDASGTGYFQVAGRAWSERALKWLDPARDLAACLPRLIGAREPAGTLRSSLAGKWGLPAGVRVSSGGGDNMMGAIGSGNVSGGKVTVSLGTSGTLYGYSSTPVLDPQGEIAGFCDSTGGWLPLACTMNVTVATEMVRTGFSLASLEEFNRRIEAVPPGSDGLILLPYLEGERMPDVPEGTGVLLGLRPRTALPGHLARASMEGVTLGLRYGLDRLRELGARPDEIRLIGGGSRSRVWRQIAADVFGCPVVSLSQEEGPAFGAALQAAWCREEESLETWVERFVRLDGSSRRLPSRSGQELYERVYSVYRELSDTLIASPVFAGHRQLINRKD, from the coding sequence ATGATTCACGGCATGTATCTCGGCGTGGATTGCGGCACCCAGAGCCTCAAGGTCATCGTCTGGGACCCCGGCTCCGAATCGCTGATCTCGAGCTCCCAGGGCTACGGCCTGATTTCCGGACTCCCTCCCGGACACAAGGAGCAGCATCCTCAGACCTGGATCGAAGCCCTGGACGCATGCATGGAACGGCTTGCCGGACAGGGCGCCGACCTGTCACGGGTACGAGCCATCGGCGTCTCCGGGCAGCAACACGGTCTCGTGCTCCTGGACCGGTCGGACCGGGTCCTGAGACCGGCCAAGCTCTGGAACGACACCAGCACCGGCGCCCAGTGCCGGCGGATTCTGGACGCGGCCGGCGGGCTGGACGCCTACAGGGAGGAGATCGGCAACAGTCTTCCCCCCGGATTCACCGCCTCGAAGATCCTGTGGGTGAAGGAGAACGAACCCGACACCTATCGGCGGGCCGTCACCTTCCTCCTGCCCCACGACTACCTGAACCTGCACCTGACCGGCGAGAAGACGGCCGAAGCGGGCGACGCCTCCGGGACGGGATACTTCCAGGTGGCCGGGAGAGCCTGGTCGGAGCGCGCTCTGAAATGGCTCGATCCCGCGCGCGACCTGGCAGCCTGCCTGCCTCGGCTCATCGGCGCCCGGGAACCGGCTGGAACGCTGCGATCGAGTCTCGCTGGGAAATGGGGACTCCCGGCCGGGGTCCGGGTCAGCTCGGGTGGCGGCGACAACATGATGGGCGCCATCGGCTCCGGGAACGTCTCGGGCGGCAAGGTCACCGTCAGCCTGGGAACCTCAGGAACCTTGTACGGCTACAGCTCCACGCCCGTGCTGGACCCGCAGGGCGAGATCGCGGGCTTCTGCGACAGCACGGGAGGCTGGCTTCCGCTGGCCTGCACCATGAATGTGACGGTGGCCACCGAGATGGTCCGGACCGGGTTCTCCCTGGCGTCACTGGAAGAATTCAACCGCCGGATCGAGGCGGTCCCTCCCGGCTCCGACGGGTTGATTCTGTTGCCCTACCTGGAGGGGGAGCGAATGCCCGACGTCCCGGAGGGGACAGGTGTGCTGCTGGGTCTGCGGCCCCGAACCGCCCTTCCCGGCCATCTGGCCAGGGCCAGCATGGAGGGCGTCACCCTGGGTCTCCGCTACGGGCTGGACCGCCTCCGGGAACTGGGCGCCCGGCCCGACGAGATCCGGCTCATCGGCGGAGGTTCCAGGAGCCGCGTCTGGCGGCAGATCGCGGCCGACGTCTTCGGATGCCCCGTGGTCTCCCTGAGCCAGGAGGAAGGACCGGCCTTCGGCGCCGCCCTGCAGGCCGCCTGGTGCCGCGAAGAGGAGAGTCTCGAAACCTGGGTGGAACGATTCGTCCGGCTGGATGGATCCAGCCGCCGGTTGCCGTCCCGGTCCGGACAGGAACTCTATGAGCGAGTCTATTCCGTGTACCGGGAACTGAGCGACACGCTCATCGCCAGCCCCGTCTTTGCCGGCCATCGGCAACTGATCAACAGAAAGGACTGA
- the pdxH gene encoding pyridoxamine 5'-phosphate oxidase, with the protein MNRDLYQEALEEFGRRLRRGREEGLIRQPTAMTLATADDRGRPSARTVLLKDFGRDGFVFYTNRESRKGEQLAANSWAALCFYWDPYWEQAVVEGPVQEVSPVEADLYWVTRSRISQLGAWASRQSRPLADRARLISEVVACEAKYPGSDVPRPEYWSGFRVIPHRIEFWTGRSFRLNDRLLYEKTGQGWTVRRLYP; encoded by the coding sequence GTGAACCGGGATCTGTACCAGGAGGCGCTGGAGGAGTTCGGCCGCAGGCTTCGCCGGGGGCGGGAAGAGGGGTTGATTCGCCAACCTACGGCCATGACGCTGGCCACGGCGGACGATCGGGGACGGCCCTCGGCCCGGACCGTACTGCTCAAGGATTTCGGGCGGGATGGCTTCGTCTTCTACACGAACCGGGAGAGCCGCAAGGGGGAGCAACTGGCCGCCAATTCCTGGGCGGCCCTCTGTTTCTATTGGGACCCCTATTGGGAGCAGGCGGTGGTGGAGGGTCCGGTTCAGGAAGTGAGCCCGGTGGAGGCGGATCTCTATTGGGTGACCCGTTCCCGGATCAGCCAGTTGGGAGCGTGGGCTTCGAGGCAGTCTCGTCCCCTGGCCGACCGAGCCCGGCTGATTTCCGAGGTCGTTGCCTGTGAAGCCAAGTACCCGGGCTCGGACGTTCCGCGTCCCGAGTACTGGTCCGGCTTCCGGGTGATCCCCCATCGCATCGAATTCTGGACCGGACGGTCCTTCCGTCTCAATGATCGGCTGCTCTACGAGAAGACCGGCCAGGGTTGGACGGTGAGACGCCTCTATCCCTGA
- a CDS encoding DUF86 domain-containing protein, with translation MTPGRPDRRVVQRRLIALRRAVSVLRRHAGCTPQELSADIDRRWAIEHGLQVSAQAALDVATHLGSALGYDPGTYGSSIDCLVEADILPRSFGERFRRIAGFRNVLVHGYLDVDLDLVAEILSERLDDFEDFVRHVERWLDESPAT, from the coding sequence TTGACTCCAGGCCGTCCCGACCGCCGTGTCGTCCAGAGACGGCTCATCGCGCTGCGTCGAGCGGTCTCAGTCTTACGCCGGCACGCCGGATGTACGCCGCAGGAACTCAGCGCCGATATCGACCGCCGGTGGGCCATTGAACACGGGCTTCAGGTTTCGGCCCAAGCCGCTCTCGACGTAGCGACTCATCTCGGTTCAGCGTTGGGGTATGATCCAGGGACGTATGGATCGTCAATCGACTGTCTGGTCGAGGCCGATATCCTGCCGCGGAGCTTCGGGGAACGGTTCCGGCGGATTGCCGGTTTTCGGAACGTGCTCGTCCATGGATACCTGGACGTCGACCTCGACCTGGTCGCCGAGATACTCTCCGAACGACTCGACGACTTCGAAGATTTCGTGCGCCACGTCGAGCGGTGGCTCGACGAGTCCCCGGCCACTTGA
- a CDS encoding nucleotidyltransferase domain-containing protein, with protein MNNMERERVDGELLAQLTSALEEREEILEAYLFGSHACGQARPHSDIDVAVYIDEERAGDGAWGYQAQLATDLMIALGTNDVDVVVLNKASILLYHRVLRDGVRLMSRDLGATTTRAGQALSRYFDFLPQLDKMDRARRHAAGSAIEDQH; from the coding sequence ATGAACAATATGGAACGGGAGCGCGTCGACGGTGAACTTCTTGCGCAGTTGACAAGTGCTCTGGAGGAGCGCGAGGAGATCCTGGAAGCCTACCTCTTCGGATCGCATGCCTGTGGCCAAGCACGCCCGCATAGCGACATCGACGTCGCCGTCTACATCGATGAGGAGAGAGCCGGCGACGGGGCGTGGGGCTATCAGGCGCAACTCGCGACAGACCTCATGATCGCGTTGGGTACGAACGACGTCGATGTCGTCGTTCTCAACAAGGCATCCATTCTCCTGTACCACCGGGTTCTGCGCGACGGCGTTCGATTGATGTCCCGGGACCTCGGGGCGACAACCACGCGTGCAGGTCAGGCCCTGTCCCGCTACTTCGACTTCCTTCCCCAACTGGACAAGATGGACCGCGCACGACGGCACGCCGCCGGCTCCGCCATAGAGGATCAGCATTGA
- a CDS encoding PIN domain-containing protein codes for MRFVDTNVLIYAVSPSPREAEKRRRAQELLREGGLVVSVQVLQEFYSQVTRSSRTEPLTSSQALRFIESIREFPVQDMTLAVFRVGVALSQRFRLSYWDGAILAAARTSGCDAVYSEDLSDQQNYAGLRVINPFR; via the coding sequence ATGCGATTCGTTGACACCAACGTCTTGATATACGCGGTCAGCCCGTCTCCCAGGGAGGCCGAGAAGCGTCGCCGGGCGCAGGAACTGTTGCGAGAGGGGGGCTTGGTAGTGTCGGTGCAGGTGCTCCAGGAGTTCTATTCGCAGGTCACGAGATCCAGTCGTACAGAACCGCTGACCTCTTCGCAGGCGCTGAGGTTCATCGAATCCATTCGCGAGTTCCCGGTGCAGGACATGACCCTCGCGGTATTTCGGGTTGGCGTGGCGCTGAGTCAGCGCTTCCGGCTGTCGTACTGGGACGGAGCGATTCTCGCTGCCGCGCGAACAAGCGGGTGCGACGCGGTGTACTCTGAGGATCTGAGCGACCAGCAGAACTACGCGGGCCTGCGCGTGATCAATCCGTTCCGATAA
- a CDS encoding AAA family ATPase — protein MATYERAHVSKLFDCLAEIAHRLIIITGPRQTGKTTLVRKALARIRRPHHYLAVDEPETATLPSFPTLAEGMALPSTRLFVPLGHERDLQWLDRHWERARIEASHSERGFVLVLDEIQKIPNWSEAVKGLWDADRRHGRQLHVVLLGSAPLRMQQGLTESLAGRFETIRLTHWSFAEMAATFDFDFRSYVYFGGYPGGAPYIHEPDRWRASILTALGGIGDDVRFPCYRNGLITRRPA, from the coding sequence ATGGCCACCTATGAACGGGCCCACGTCTCGAAGCTCTTTGACTGCCTCGCGGAAATTGCCCACCGGCTGATCATCATCACCGGACCCCGCCAGACGGGCAAGACGACACTCGTCCGGAAAGCTCTGGCGCGGATTCGACGACCTCATCACTATCTGGCCGTCGACGAACCTGAAACGGCGACGCTCCCCTCCTTCCCGACGCTCGCCGAAGGCATGGCACTGCCCTCCACTCGGTTGTTCGTTCCACTCGGACACGAGAGAGATCTACAGTGGCTTGACCGCCATTGGGAACGAGCCCGGATAGAAGCCAGCCATTCGGAACGGGGCTTCGTCCTGGTATTGGACGAGATCCAGAAAATCCCCAACTGGTCCGAAGCCGTTAAGGGATTGTGGGACGCCGACCGGCGTCATGGCCGTCAACTCCACGTGGTCCTGTTGGGCTCGGCCCCGCTTCGCATGCAGCAAGGTTTGACCGAGAGCCTGGCCGGCCGGTTCGAGACTATCCGTCTCACACACTGGTCGTTTGCAGAGATGGCGGCAACGTTCGACTTCGACTTTCGGAGCTACGTCTATTTCGGCGGCTACCCCGGCGGCGCCCCGTACATCCACGAGCCGGACCGTTGGCGCGCTTCCATCTTGACCGCGCTCGGAGGTATCGGTGACGATGTTCGGTTCCCTTGTTATCGGAACGGATTGATCACGCGCAGGCCCGCGTAG
- a CDS encoding aquaporin: MKNYVVEFIGAFFLVLVIGLASGDLAPLAIGGALMIMVYMGGHVSGAHYNPAVSIACLVRGALDGATTGIYIVSQILGALAGACTATFLAGQATTVAPGDGVSATNALLAEFLLTFALASVVLNVATSKDHPDNSFYGLAIGFTIFVGAVSVGPISGGAFNPAVALGHNIVSGSLGNIWIYLLGPVAGGVAASLVFRITNPDEFA, translated from the coding sequence ATGAAAAACTACGTGGTCGAGTTTATTGGGGCATTCTTCCTGGTGCTGGTCATCGGCTTGGCTTCCGGAGACCTGGCGCCGTTGGCCATTGGCGGCGCGCTGATGATCATGGTCTACATGGGAGGCCACGTTTCGGGGGCCCACTACAACCCGGCCGTCTCCATCGCCTGTCTGGTCCGAGGCGCCCTGGACGGCGCCACCACGGGAATCTACATCGTGAGTCAGATCCTGGGGGCGCTGGCAGGAGCCTGCACGGCCACTTTCCTGGCGGGCCAAGCGACCACGGTGGCCCCCGGCGACGGCGTGAGCGCCACGAACGCGCTCCTGGCCGAGTTTCTGCTGACCTTTGCCCTGGCCTCGGTGGTCCTCAACGTCGCCACCTCCAAGGACCATCCCGACAACTCGTTCTATGGGCTGGCCATCGGATTCACCATCTTCGTCGGGGCCGTTTCAGTGGGCCCCATCTCGGGAGGGGCCTTCAACCCGGCGGTGGCGCTGGGCCACAACATCGTCTCCGGCTCACTGGGAAACATCTGGATCTACCTGCTGGGACCCGTCGCCGGCGGCGTCGCGGCCTCACTCGTGTTTCGAATCACCAACCCGGACGAGTTTGCGTAG
- a CDS encoding deoxyribonuclease IV: MPKQHEALLGAHMSIAGGIPKSLDRAMDAGCNVLQIFVKNNNQWRGRALHDPEVQEFRQRWAESPIRQVVAHDSYLINLASPKPDLWERSIAAFLDEMKRCERLGLSHLVTHPGAHVGAGEAWGIDRIAAALVRILERTASYQVKIALETTAGQGTTLGHRFQHLRDIMAGCGSPERIVVCMDTCHVFAAGYEIRTEEGYAGVMGQFDQVVGLEKLEVLHFNDSKRSFGSRVDRHEHIGKGEIGKAAFGWFLNDPRLVQVPKLLETPKENEGEADRRNLKVLRSLLDKPEP, translated from the coding sequence ATGCCGAAACAACACGAGGCCTTGCTGGGCGCCCACATGTCGATTGCGGGAGGCATTCCCAAGTCCCTCGACCGGGCCATGGACGCCGGCTGCAACGTCCTTCAGATCTTCGTCAAGAACAACAACCAATGGCGGGGCCGAGCCTTGCACGACCCCGAAGTGCAAGAGTTCCGGCAACGCTGGGCCGAGTCCCCCATCCGCCAGGTGGTGGCCCACGACTCCTACCTGATCAATTTGGCGTCCCCCAAACCCGATCTCTGGGAACGCTCCATCGCCGCGTTCCTGGACGAGATGAAACGCTGCGAACGGCTGGGACTGAGTCACCTGGTCACCCACCCGGGAGCCCACGTGGGTGCCGGCGAGGCCTGGGGCATCGACCGGATCGCGGCGGCACTGGTTCGGATCCTGGAGCGAACGGCCTCCTACCAGGTCAAGATCGCGCTCGAGACCACTGCCGGCCAGGGAACCACCCTGGGCCACCGCTTTCAACATCTCCGGGACATCATGGCCGGGTGCGGGTCCCCGGAGCGGATCGTCGTCTGCATGGACACGTGTCACGTCTTCGCCGCCGGCTATGAGATCAGAACCGAGGAGGGTTACGCCGGCGTCATGGGCCAGTTCGACCAGGTCGTGGGCCTGGAAAAACTGGAAGTCCTGCATTTCAACGACAGCAAGCGATCCTTCGGAAGCCGCGTGGACCGGCACGAGCACATCGGAAAGGGGGAGATCGGGAAGGCGGCGTTCGGCTGGTTTCTGAACGACCCCCGCCTGGTCCAGGTCCCCAAGTTGCTGGAGACCCCGAAAGAAAACGAGGGGGAGGCCGACCGGAGAAACCTGAAGGTGCTGCGCTCGCTGTTGGACAAACCTGAGCCATGA
- a CDS encoding menaquinone biosynthesis decarboxylase — translation MKYPHRDLREFVQVLERQGELRRIDTPVDPVLEIAEIADRVSKRMGPALLFEKPKGSKHPLLINALGSYNRMNLALGVDSVNRIADRIEDLLDLKAPSGAMDKLKLLPKLTELASLTPKMVRRGVCQEVVKTEGFSLLDFPILKCWPGDGGRFITMPLVFSKNPESGKRNCGMYRMQVFDERTTAMHWQTHKHGAQHFREAVRLGGAEASGRRMEVAAAIGADPATVFSAIAPLPDDLDEMMFAGFLRRSPVEMTACKTVDLEVPANAEIVLEGYVNLDELRTEGPFGDHTGYYSLADEYPVFHVTCVTHRRDPIYQTIIVGKPPQEDCYMGYAVERIFLPLIRKQLPEILDMHLPFEGIFHNLVLVRIRKRYPGHARKVMSAIWGLGQLMFSKCIIVLDEDVDLNDYPEVLLRALNHIDPERDIQFTLGPVDSLDHASRLPDFGSKMGIDATRKWPEEGFQRDWPEEIVMDTDTRERVDRLWPHLGLD, via the coding sequence ATGAAGTATCCGCACCGGGACCTGAGAGAATTCGTCCAAGTCCTGGAACGGCAGGGAGAACTCAGACGCATCGACACGCCGGTGGATCCGGTGCTGGAGATCGCGGAGATCGCGGATCGGGTCTCCAAGCGCATGGGGCCCGCGTTGCTCTTCGAGAAGCCCAAAGGGTCGAAACATCCGCTGCTCATCAATGCCCTGGGTTCCTACAACCGGATGAATCTGGCCCTGGGGGTCGATTCCGTCAATCGGATTGCGGATCGGATCGAGGACCTTCTGGACCTGAAGGCCCCCTCCGGTGCGATGGACAAGCTGAAGCTGCTTCCCAAGCTCACCGAATTGGCGTCCCTGACTCCCAAGATGGTGCGCCGGGGCGTCTGTCAGGAGGTGGTCAAGACGGAAGGCTTCTCCCTGCTCGACTTTCCCATTCTCAAGTGCTGGCCCGGGGACGGCGGCCGCTTCATCACCATGCCCCTGGTCTTCAGCAAGAACCCCGAGTCGGGAAAGCGCAACTGCGGCATGTACCGCATGCAGGTCTTCGACGAACGGACCACGGCCATGCACTGGCAGACTCACAAGCACGGCGCCCAGCATTTTCGGGAGGCCGTCCGCCTTGGCGGCGCGGAGGCGAGCGGAAGGCGCATGGAAGTGGCTGCCGCCATCGGGGCGGATCCGGCCACCGTCTTCTCCGCCATCGCGCCCTTGCCCGACGACCTGGACGAGATGATGTTCGCCGGGTTCCTGCGGCGTTCCCCGGTGGAGATGACGGCTTGCAAGACCGTCGATCTGGAAGTTCCGGCCAACGCCGAGATCGTCCTGGAAGGGTATGTGAACCTGGACGAACTCCGGACCGAAGGACCCTTCGGGGACCACACCGGGTACTATTCCCTGGCCGACGAGTACCCGGTCTTTCACGTGACCTGCGTCACGCACCGCCGCGATCCCATCTACCAGACCATCATCGTGGGCAAGCCTCCCCAGGAGGATTGCTACATGGGATATGCCGTGGAGCGGATCTTCCTGCCCCTGATACGAAAGCAGCTCCCGGAGATCCTGGACATGCACCTGCCCTTCGAGGGCATTTTCCACAACCTGGTCCTGGTCCGTATCCGAAAACGGTATCCGGGACACGCCCGCAAGGTCATGAGCGCCATCTGGGGATTGGGTCAGCTCATGTTCTCCAAGTGCATCATCGTTCTGGACGAGGACGTCGACCTCAACGACTATCCGGAGGTCCTCTTGAGGGCTCTCAACCACATCGATCCCGAGCGTGACATCCAGTTCACGCTGGGCCCCGTCGACTCCCTGGACCACGCCTCCCGTCTGCCCGACTTCGGTTCCAAGATGGGGATCGACGCCACTCGGAAGTGGCCCGAGGAGGGATTTCAGAGAGATTGGCCCGAAGAGATCGTCATGGATACGGACACCCGGGAACGGGTAGACCGGCTCTGGCCTCACTTGGGACTGGACTGA
- a CDS encoding HEAT repeat domain-containing protein, with amino-acid sequence MSFNRTLTVALIAASLLAGVPDLRGQEELREVDGLIYDLRHPELERRKTAVVGLGKHRIRQAIPELSRLVKDPDDLLRTALARALIKIGDIRALPALMTLCHDSRKQTQLVAVQGLVKLYVNLPDGFFHGVKRVVSFMNPADDDYDPLVVEPYISVSPDAIDTLATLQSDSDADVRRNAALALGILRGRRALPTLQAALEQEPENGVKVEMIRAIYKIGDPEAGVTLVPLIWAPDKKVHDEAIFALGRLRVEAAVPALTELYNSGVTERKKILGGLVPVSRSDDLRRKTLEALANIGDRRSQGIFIEAITDERTAFRRYGAEGLGRIGDPSLIPKLAYMFQGEQEPEVISALNFALFRLGGDAHLPELVDRISNDQVYFYLLELEPEEVSKLHPHLLLHAKEPGIQVRLLDVIGQRGDTSSLAVVEPLTRSENSDVISSANVALRRLQGRHPGATLSSMVGPDATGESVGVPVN; translated from the coding sequence ATGTCCTTCAACCGAACCCTGACCGTGGCGCTGATTGCAGCATCGCTCCTGGCGGGTGTGCCTGACCTGAGAGGGCAAGAAGAACTGCGGGAGGTCGATGGTCTCATCTATGACCTGAGACACCCCGAGTTGGAGCGGCGGAAGACGGCGGTCGTGGGGCTTGGAAAACATCGGATTCGGCAGGCCATCCCGGAATTGTCCAGGCTGGTCAAGGACCCGGATGACCTTCTCCGGACCGCTTTGGCCCGGGCTCTGATCAAGATCGGCGACATCCGGGCTCTTCCGGCTCTGATGACGCTCTGCCACGATTCCAGGAAACAGACGCAACTCGTGGCGGTTCAAGGGCTGGTCAAACTCTATGTGAACCTTCCCGACGGCTTCTTTCACGGGGTGAAACGTGTTGTCAGTTTCATGAATCCAGCGGACGACGACTACGATCCCCTGGTCGTGGAACCTTACATTTCCGTCAGCCCTGACGCGATCGATACGCTGGCCACTCTGCAGAGTGACTCGGACGCGGACGTTCGGAGGAACGCCGCCCTTGCTCTGGGGATACTGCGCGGCCGTCGAGCCCTTCCCACACTACAAGCCGCTCTGGAGCAAGAACCGGAAAACGGCGTGAAGGTGGAGATGATCCGCGCCATCTACAAGATCGGGGACCCCGAAGCCGGCGTCACGTTGGTTCCCCTGATTTGGGCCCCCGACAAGAAGGTCCACGACGAGGCCATTTTCGCGTTGGGGCGTCTGAGGGTGGAAGCTGCGGTCCCGGCGCTCACGGAGCTATACAACAGCGGCGTTACGGAGCGGAAGAAGATTCTCGGCGGGCTGGTCCCCGTGAGTCGAAGCGACGATCTGAGGCGAAAGACCCTCGAAGCCCTGGCGAATATCGGCGACCGTCGCAGTCAGGGAATATTCATCGAGGCGATCACAGACGAAAGAACTGCCTTTCGCCGGTATGGCGCCGAGGGCTTAGGCAGAATCGGAGACCCGAGCCTGATCCCCAAGTTGGCGTACATGTTCCAAGGCGAGCAGGAACCGGAAGTGATCTCGGCCCTGAACTTTGCCCTCTTTCGCCTGGGCGGTGACGCGCACCTTCCCGAACTGGTGGACCGAATCAGCAACGATCAAGTCTACTTCTACCTGTTGGAACTGGAACCGGAGGAGGTTTCCAAGCTCCATCCGCATCTCCTGCTCCACGCCAAGGAACCTGGTATTCAGGTCCGTCTCCTGGACGTCATCGGTCAGCGCGGCGATACCTCTTCCCTGGCGGTGGTGGAACCCCTGACCCGGAGCGAAAACTCTGACGTGATCTCCTCTGCAAACGTCGCGCTGAGGCGGCTCCAGGGCCGGCACCCCGGTGCGACCTTGAGTTCCATGGTGGGCCCTGACGCCACCGGCGAAAGCGTTGGCGTTCCGGTGAATTGA